The bacterium genomic sequence GTCGAGATCGGCGCCGGACAGCGCAGCCAGGACCGCCGCTTCGTCCTCGGGATCGATCCGGTGGAACTTCACCAGCAGGGCGGCGGCCCGGTAGAAGGCGCCGGTGTCGAGGCTCCGGTAGCCGAGTGCTCGCGCCACCCCCCGGGAGACCGTGGTCTTGCCGACCCCGCCGGGTCCGTCGATGGCCACCACCGACTCGGCGGCGGCGGTCACAGGCTCTCGAGCATGTCGAAGAATCCGGGCCAGGTCTTGGCCACGCAGTCCGGGTCCTCGATGACGATTCCGGGCCGGACCAGGCCCGCGATCGCAAAGGACATGGCCATCCGGTGGTCGTCGTACGTACGGATACGCGCCGCGCGGGCCGGACCGGGATGGATCTCGATACGGTCCGCGCCCGTCTCCACCCGGGCGCCCAGCCTGGTGAGCTCGGTCTCGAGGGCGGCCAGCCGGTCGGTCTCCTTGACGCGGAGGTTGGCGATGTTGGTGAACCTCGTGGCGGAGCGCGCGAACGTGGCGACCACCGCCAGGCCGAGTACGGCGTCCGGGCAATGGTTGAGGTCGGCGTCCACGCCCTCCAGCCGGGGAGGACCGGTCACCGCGATCCCCCTGCCGGAGGTGGTCACCGTGCATCCCATCCGCTCCAGCACGCCGAGAGCGGCCATGTCGGCCTGGGTACTACGGGGGTGGATGCCGGCCACCGTGATGGTGGCGCCGGTGACGGCGGCGGCCGCCCACGGGTAGACGGCCGCGGAGGCGTCCGCCTCCACCTCGAACGGGGTCGGCCGGTAGCCGGTCGGAGCGACGGTGATCGTGTCGGGTCCGACCCAGCGGGCATCGGCCCCGAAGGAGGCCATTACCTCCAACGTCGTGGTCAGGTAGGGGCGGGACACCGTCCCCTCGGACAGCCGGAGGGTCACGCTTCGCACCGCTCGCGGAGCGCTGAGCAGTACGGCCGAGACGAACTGGCTGGACACGGTCCCGTCTATCGTGATCCGGCCGCCGTGGATGCCGCCTCCGGATACCCGGACCGGCGGGTAGGAGCCGTCGCGGTCGGCGTCGATCTCCACCCCGAGATCCCGGAGCGCCGTGACAAGGGAGCCGATGGGCCGCTCCCGCATCCGGGCGGTTCCGTCGATGACGCTCGGACCGTCGGCGAGCGCCGCCGCGGCGGTGATGAAGCGGGCTGTCGTTCCGGAGGCTCGCGCGTCGAGGCGCCCGCCGCCGCGAAGAGCGCCGTCGGATCTCACCGACAACCCGTCGGCGACGGCCGATATGTGGACACCCAGACTCCGGAGACAGCCGATCATGGCGCCGGTGTCGTCGCTCCGGAGCGGGTTGGCGAGGCGGGATTCCCCCGCGGCGAGGGCGGCGGCGATCAGCGCTCGGTTGGTGATGCTCTTGGAGCCCGGCGGCCTGACCGTGCGGCCGGCAACCGTGCGCGGCCTGACCTCGTAGGTCTTCATCCCGGCGTCCCGCCGTGGTGGACCTCCGACTTTGCACGAGTGTCGCGATGGAACGCCCGCACCTCGGCAACGTCGAGGTGCCGCCAATCCCCGGGCTTGAGCGCCCGGTCGCGCAGGGCGCCGATCGCCACCCTGTGGAGGCGCATCACGGGATAGCCGGCCGCCGCGCACAGGCGGCGAACCTCCCGGTTGCGTCCTTCGGCCATGACCAACTCGAGATGGGATCGTCCTCCTGCCGCACCGATCCTGCGGACC encodes the following:
- the aroA gene encoding 3-phosphoshikimate 1-carboxyvinyltransferase, which produces MKTYEVRPRTVAGRTVRPPGSKSITNRALIAAALAAGESRLANPLRSDDTGAMIGCLRSLGVHISAVADGLSVRSDGALRGGGRLDARASGTTARFITAAAALADGPSVIDGTARMRERPIGSLVTALRDLGVEIDADRDGSYPPVRVSGGGIHGGRITIDGTVSSQFVSAVLLSAPRAVRSVTLRLSEGTVSRPYLTTTLEVMASFGADARWVGPDTITVAPTGYRPTPFEVEADASAAVYPWAAAAVTGATITVAGIHPRSTQADMAALGVLERMGCTVTTSGRGIAVTGPPRLEGVDADLNHCPDAVLGLAVVATFARSATRFTNIANLRVKETDRLAALETELTRLGARVETGADRIEIHPGPARAARIRTYDDHRMAMSFAIAGLVRPGIVIEDPDCVAKTWPGFFDMLESL